One segment of Macrotis lagotis isolate mMagLag1 chromosome 1, bilby.v1.9.chrom.fasta, whole genome shotgun sequence DNA contains the following:
- the LOC141489068 gene encoding olfactory receptor 51I2-like, with protein MSLLQSHYNGSFFQPSAFLLIGIPGLEAMHGWLSIPFCSMYTLALTGNFLILLAVRRTPSLHQPMYYFLSMLSLTDLGLTLCTLPTTLAVLWFDYRRIAFDACLVQMFFLHSFSVVESSVLLAMSFDRFVAISNPLRYASVLTNSVIGRIGLAIVTRATVSLFPVPFLLKRLNFCPEKIQLSHSFCFHADIMKRACADITVNILYGLYVVLSTGFVDSLLIALSYGLILYTVMGLASPQERIRALNTCVSHILAVLVFYIPGVGVSIIHRFGRHAPPIVHVLVAYVYLIVPPVLNPIIYSVKSKHIREALIRILKKDQG; from the coding sequence ATGTCACTTCTCCAATCTCATTACAATGGATCTTTCTTCCAACCATCTGCTTTCCTCCTGATTGGCATTCCAGGTCTGGAAGCTATGCATGGATGGCTCTCCATCCCCTTCTGCTCCATGTATACTCTGGCTCTCACAGGCAATTTCCTAATCCTGCTGGCTGTGAGGAGGACTCCCAGTCTGCACCAGCCCATGTATTACTTCCTTTCCATGTTGTCTCTCACTGACCTGGGACTGACTTTGTGCACACTTCCCACCACCCTGGCTGTGCTCTGGTTTGACTATCGCCGCATAGCCTTTGATGCCTGCCTGGTCCAGATGtttttcctccattccttctctGTTGTGGAGTCATCGGTGCTGCTGGCCATGTCTTTTGACCGCTTTGTGGCCATCTCTAATCCCTTGCGCTATGCATCTGTCCTCACCAACAGTGTCATTGGCAGGATTGGCCTGGCCATTGTGACCCGTGCCACTGTTTCTCTTTTCCCTGTGCCTTTCCTGCTGAAGCGACTGAACTTTTGCCCTGAGAAAATCCAACTTTCCCATTCATTCTGTTTCCATGCTGACATAATGAAGAGGGCTTGTGCTGACATTACTGTCAACATCCTATATGGACTCTATGTAGTACTGTCTACAGGATTTGTGGATTCCTTGCTAATTGCCCTCTCCTATGGTCTTATCTTGTACACAGTGATGGGGTTAGCATCTCCTCAAGAACGAATTCGGGCTCTCAACACCTGTGTCTCCCATATTCTAGCTGTTTTGGTCTTCTATATCCCTGGTGTTGGAGTTTCCATTATTCATCGTTTTGGTAGGCATGCACCTCCAATTGTACATGTTCTTGTTGCCTATGTCTATTTGATTGTGCCTCCTGTGCTTAATCCTATCATCTACAGTGTCAAATCCAAGCACATTAGGGAGGCATTGATCAGAATATTAAAGAAAGATCAGGGTTGA
- the LOC141489073 gene encoding olfactory receptor 51I2-like isoform X1, translating to MSMVFSEILMKKSVDIDPVFCLNLFPKFKVVSYFEKHFLPERPFLSIMSLPQSKDNRSFFQPSAFLLIGIPGLEAVHGWLSIPFCSMYTLALTGNFLILLAVRRTPSLHQPMYYFLSMLALTDLGLTLCTLPTTLAVLWFDYRHIAFDACLVQMFFLHSFSVVESSVLLAMSFDRFVAISNPLRYASVLTNSVIGRIGLAIVTRATVSLFPVPFLLKRLNFCPEKIQLSHSFCFHADMMKRACADITVNVLYGLYVVLSTGFVDSLLIVLSYGLILHTVIGLASPRERTRALNTCVSHILAVLVFYIPVIGVSIIHRFGRHAPPIVHSLVAYIYLIVPPVLNPIIYSVKSKHIREAIISVLHSFSLLQANQTIWNWIKSI from the exons ATGTCTatggttttttctgaaatcttgatGAAGAAATCTGTAGATATCGATCCTGTCTTCTGTCTGAATCTATTTCCAAAGTTTAAAGTGGTATCATATTTTGAGAAACACTTCCTGCCTGAGAGACCCTTTCTTTCAATAATGTCCCTTCCTCAGTCAAAAGACAATAGATCTTTCTTCCAACCATCTGCTTTCCTCCTGATTGGCATTCCAGGTCTGGAAGCTGTGCATGGATGGCTCTCCATCCCCTTCTGCTCCATGTATACTCTGGCTCTCACAGGCAATTTCCTAATCCTGCTGGCTGTGAGGAGGACTCCCAGTCTGCACCAGCCCATGTATTACTTCCTTTCCATGTTGGCTCTCACTGACCTGGGACTGACTTTGTGCACACTTCCCACCACCCTGGCTGTGCTCTGGTTTGACTATCGCCACATAGCCTTTGATGCCTGCCTGGTCCAGATGtttttcctccattccttctctGTTGTGGAGTCATCGGTACTGCTGGCCATGTCCTTTGACCGCTTTGTGGCCATCTCTAATCCCTTGCGCTATGCATCTGTCCTCACCAACAGTGTCATTGGCAGGATTGGCCTGGCCATTGTGACCCGTGCCACTGTTTCTCTCTTCCCTGTGCCTTTCCTGTTGAAGCGGCTGAACTTTTGCCCTGAGAAAATCCAACTTTCCCACTCATTCTGTTTCCATGCTGACATGATGAAGAGGGCTTGTGCTGACATCACTGTCAATGTTTTATATGGACTCTATGTAGTGCTGTCCACAGGATTTGTGGATTCCTTGCTAATTGTCCTCTCCTATGGACTCATATTACACACTGTGATTGGGTTGGCTTCTCCTAGAGAACGGACCCGGGCTCTCAACACTTGTGTCTCCCATATTCTAGCTGTTTTGGTCTTCTATATCCCTGTCATTGGAGTTTCCATTATCCATCGCTTTGGTAGGCATGCACCTCCAATTGTGCATTCCCTTGTTGCCTACATCTACCTGATTGTGCCCCCTGTGCTTAACCCTATCATCTACAGTGTCAAATCCAAGCACATTAGGGAAGCAAT aataagTGTTCTTCACAGTTTTTCCCTTCTTCAAGCCAATCAAACAATTTGGAATTGGATAAAATCTATATGA
- the LOC141489073 gene encoding olfactory receptor 51I2-like isoform X2: MSMVFSEILMKKSVDIDPVFCLNLFPKFKVVSYFEKHFLPERPFLSIMSLPQSKDNRSFFQPSAFLLIGIPGLEAVHGWLSIPFCSMYTLALTGNFLILLAVRRTPSLHQPMYYFLSMLALTDLGLTLCTLPTTLAVLWFDYRHIAFDACLVQMFFLHSFSVVESSVLLAMSFDRFVAISNPLRYASVLTNSVIGRIGLAIVTRATVSLFPVPFLLKRLNFCPEKIQLSHSFCFHADMMKRACADITVNVLYGLYVVLSTGFVDSLLIVLSYGLILHTVIGLASPRERTRALNTCVSHILAVLVFYIPVIGVSIIHRFGRHAPPIVHSLVAYIYLIVPPVLNPIIYSVKSKHIREAMFKLLRRKGQS, from the coding sequence ATGTCTatggttttttctgaaatcttgatGAAGAAATCTGTAGATATCGATCCTGTCTTCTGTCTGAATCTATTTCCAAAGTTTAAAGTGGTATCATATTTTGAGAAACACTTCCTGCCTGAGAGACCCTTTCTTTCAATAATGTCCCTTCCTCAGTCAAAAGACAATAGATCTTTCTTCCAACCATCTGCTTTCCTCCTGATTGGCATTCCAGGTCTGGAAGCTGTGCATGGATGGCTCTCCATCCCCTTCTGCTCCATGTATACTCTGGCTCTCACAGGCAATTTCCTAATCCTGCTGGCTGTGAGGAGGACTCCCAGTCTGCACCAGCCCATGTATTACTTCCTTTCCATGTTGGCTCTCACTGACCTGGGACTGACTTTGTGCACACTTCCCACCACCCTGGCTGTGCTCTGGTTTGACTATCGCCACATAGCCTTTGATGCCTGCCTGGTCCAGATGtttttcctccattccttctctGTTGTGGAGTCATCGGTACTGCTGGCCATGTCCTTTGACCGCTTTGTGGCCATCTCTAATCCCTTGCGCTATGCATCTGTCCTCACCAACAGTGTCATTGGCAGGATTGGCCTGGCCATTGTGACCCGTGCCACTGTTTCTCTCTTCCCTGTGCCTTTCCTGTTGAAGCGGCTGAACTTTTGCCCTGAGAAAATCCAACTTTCCCACTCATTCTGTTTCCATGCTGACATGATGAAGAGGGCTTGTGCTGACATCACTGTCAATGTTTTATATGGACTCTATGTAGTGCTGTCCACAGGATTTGTGGATTCCTTGCTAATTGTCCTCTCCTATGGACTCATATTACACACTGTGATTGGGTTGGCTTCTCCTAGAGAACGGACCCGGGCTCTCAACACTTGTGTCTCCCATATTCTAGCTGTTTTGGTCTTCTATATCCCTGTCATTGGAGTTTCCATTATCCATCGCTTTGGTAGGCATGCACCTCCAATTGTGCATTCCCTTGTTGCCTACATCTACCTGATTGTGCCCCCTGTGCTTAACCCTATCATCTACAGTGTCAAATCCAAGCACATTAGGGAAGCAATGTTTAAATTGCTCAGGAGAAAGGGTCAAAGTTGA
- the LOC141508626 gene encoding olfactory receptor OR51C1-like has protein sequence MSSNHTMSQLPAFFLLGIPWREDIHKWLSIPFFFLYLAAALGNGAILVAVARNPSLREPMHCFLSMLAITDLALSGTTLPTTLGLLWFGISQVAFDVCLTQMFFIHVASVAESSVLLAMAVDRWAAIACPLRYSALLTHKVVARVGLAVLVRSALTLLPLPFLLLRLTYNDQRKLTHSFCFHPDIMKLAQNETEVNVHYGLFVILSTAGIDSVLIILSYIPIARVILGLGTWGERVRAAGTCVSHVAAVLVFFVPMIGLSVMHRFGSHGPLPLALVAYTYLLVPPVLNPVIYSIKCRCIWKTLIKLCFYQPGVPKWTSSPHSTHIGHKPLPITCSQRYSIQIMQMETPPLGSCQSDERGIVFGDAPV, from the coding sequence ATGTCATCCAACCACACAATGTCCCAATTGCCAGCCTTTTTCCTGCTCGGGATACCCTGGAGAGAAGATATCCACAAGTGGCTCTccattccctttttcttcctctatcttGCAGCTGCTCTAGGAAATGGTGCCATCCTGGTGGCAGTAGCCCGGAATCCATCACTCCGTGAACCCATGCACTGTTTCCTCTCCATGCTTGCTATCACTGACCTGGCATTATCAGGTACAACACTTCCTACCACATTGGGATTGCTGTGGTTTGGTATCAGTCAGGTGGCCTTTGATGTCTGCTTGACccaaatgtttttcattcatgttGCCTCAGTGGCAGAATCATCGGTGCTTCTAGCCATGGCAGTGGACAGATGGGCTGCCATTGCCTGTCCATTGAGGTATTCTGCTCTGTTAACTCACAAAGTGGTTGCAAGGGTGGGACTAGCTGTGTTGGTCCGCTCAGCTCTCACCTTGCTACCACTGCCATTCTTGTTGCTCAGGCTGACTTACAATGATCAACGGAAGCTCACCCATTCTTTCTGCTTCCACCCAGATATTATGAAACTGGCACAGAATGAAACTGAGGTCAATGTTCACTATGGTCTCTTTGTTATCTTATCTACAGCTGGTATTGACTCAGTCCTCATCATTCTCTCCTACATCCCTATAGCAAGGGTGATTCTGGGTCTTGGGACATGGGGAGAGAGAGTACGGGCAGCAGGGACCTGTGTGAGCCATGTGGCTGCTGTCTTAGTGTTTTTTGTACCTATGATTGGACTTTCAGTCATGCATCGTTTTGGGAGTCATGGTCCATTGCCTCTGGCCTTGGTGGCCTACACCTACCTCCTGGTGCCACCTGTTCTCAACCCTGTTATCTATAGTATCAAATGTCGTTGCATCTGGAAGACTCTGATTAAGCTCTGTTTCTACCAACCTGGGGTCCCCAAGTGGACATCATCTCCTCATTCTACCCACATTGGACATAAACCTCTGCCAATTACTTGCTCCCAAAGATACTCTATTCAGATAATGCAAATGGAGACTCCACCCTTGGGAAGTTGCCAGTCTGATGAGAGAGGCATAGTCTTTGGGGATGCTCCAGTATGA